One window from the genome of Leptospira broomii serovar Hurstbridge str. 5399 encodes:
- a CDS encoding UDP-N-acetylglucosamine--N-acetylmuramyl-(pentapeptide) pyrophosphoryl-undecaprenol N-acetylglucosamine transferase, producing the protein MRSVLIAAGGTGGHISPGVALAETLIAAEAHFDFDKIYIHSLYRNKDNPDLKQAPCEVLWHNTPNLSGNYLFLPFRYVYQLLKSWILFSRLGVDAVVGMGGYSSFPALLYALLFRKKIFLCEQNCIPGNVNRIFFRFADKVAFSFPPQDTKLSCQWEILGNPLRSKTVPKLALKFSDKWDPKKKKQFNVLVMGGSQGARQINNMVVNLMKHDMIQERFRFRMLTGAALYDEVSKKTKTADLISYSDNMAEHYEWANLVIARSGSGVLSECAAFALPMILIPYPFAKDDHQTANARYMEGNGAAVVIEQRDEDESQLFRILSDLTDDPKKLNDISVKSLECSHVDAAEDTIRFFFGKD; encoded by the coding sequence ATGAGATCCGTCTTAATCGCGGCCGGCGGGACCGGCGGTCATATTTCTCCGGGGGTCGCGTTGGCGGAAACACTAATCGCCGCCGAAGCGCACTTCGATTTCGATAAAATTTATATCCATTCACTTTATCGAAACAAAGATAATCCGGACCTTAAACAAGCACCTTGCGAAGTGCTTTGGCATAATACTCCAAACTTATCCGGGAATTATCTGTTCTTACCGTTCCGCTACGTTTATCAATTATTAAAATCTTGGATATTATTCTCCCGTCTCGGGGTGGACGCAGTGGTCGGGATGGGGGGATACTCAAGCTTTCCTGCTCTTCTCTATGCATTACTATTTCGTAAAAAGATTTTTCTTTGCGAACAGAATTGCATTCCGGGGAACGTTAACCGAATCTTCTTTCGCTTTGCCGACAAGGTTGCCTTTAGCTTTCCTCCTCAGGACACGAAGCTTTCTTGCCAATGGGAAATTTTAGGAAATCCGCTTCGAAGCAAAACCGTTCCGAAACTCGCCTTAAAATTCAGCGATAAATGGGATCCGAAAAAGAAGAAGCAGTTCAATGTCTTGGTTATGGGGGGGTCGCAAGGAGCTCGTCAAATTAATAATATGGTCGTTAACTTAATGAAGCACGATATGATCCAGGAAAGATTTCGTTTTCGAATGCTGACCGGGGCTGCTTTGTATGACGAGGTTTCTAAGAAAACCAAAACGGCGGATCTAATTTCATACTCCGATAATATGGCGGAACATTACGAATGGGCGAACTTGGTCATCGCTCGCTCCGGATCCGGAGTACTTTCCGAATGTGCAGCGTTTGCTCTTCCTATGATTCTAATTCCGTATCCTTTTGCGAAAGACGACCACCAAACCGCCAATGCAAGATACATGGAGGGGAATGGAGCTGCGGTTGTGATCGAGCAACGCGACGAGGACGAGAGCCAACTCTTCAGAATTCTTTCGGACCTCACTGATGACCCTAAAAAGTTAAACGATATTTCAGTGAAATCTTTGGAGTGTTCTCATGTTGATGCCGCAGAGGATACGATTCGATTCTTCTTCGGAAAGGATTAA
- a CDS encoding methyl-accepting chemotaxis protein: MKRQSLIFILLAYSISIIAILVLTISGVALGVGKDQIEETYFTQMRSVSQSAGLEIENFYDTHLRIAEILAEDPRTKETIRSGKPIAQALYKEVLQKFGTYENVFVTTMEKDPVVITDALGKGAGLRLGLREQNIPNIKAALEGKFHLGKPLRSPITKLPVSLLTVPVMDAGKVIGIVAFAVSLESLSEKVIKNYKIGQQGYLAAITTDGILYAHPKKDMILNLDVTKETTYGKKLLTLANGEMMEFEFRGQERYATLFRLKNWDTLAIVILPKDEIWSSFKGMLLAILAVSTLTAIIALSILYFLLKKRLGPLSNASLVFQSMAQGDLTTNVEAAYNDEIGTMSKEMNTFIGSLRSSLNDIQRIALELGAAAEQLTGSSQAFASGAQSTAASSEEMSATIEEMSAGMESISSITDTQYRNILEFHSKIKELSAGVRKIGSEIQGTLGVAKSISTQARKGEESLNGMSRMIGNILKSSGEMTAIIGIINDISDQTQLLALNAAIEAARAGEAGKGFAVVAEEISKLSVKTASSIKSIGDMINKNNSELDVGAKGIQSSVEIIHSIIQSVDSVADAMNHLYEITSAQEGINQIVDNQADKVGSEAESVKLATGEQKRAVREITQVITQINEHTLNTASGSEQMSSSAQNLATTAETLRNITDKFKI, translated from the coding sequence ATGAAACGTCAAAGTCTGATATTTATCCTACTTGCTTACAGTATTTCGATTATTGCCATTCTAGTCCTGACGATTTCCGGAGTGGCCTTAGGAGTTGGAAAAGACCAGATCGAAGAAACTTACTTTACTCAAATGAGAAGCGTAAGTCAATCCGCCGGTTTGGAAATCGAGAACTTTTACGATACACATTTAAGAATCGCGGAAATTCTTGCCGAAGATCCCCGAACCAAGGAAACCATTCGTAGCGGAAAGCCGATCGCTCAGGCGCTATATAAAGAAGTTCTCCAAAAATTCGGAACGTACGAGAACGTATTTGTTACCACGATGGAAAAAGACCCCGTGGTAATCACTGATGCCTTGGGAAAAGGGGCCGGTTTACGTCTGGGATTAAGAGAACAAAACATTCCGAATATAAAGGCAGCGTTGGAGGGAAAATTTCATTTAGGGAAGCCGCTTCGGTCTCCCATCACGAAATTACCGGTATCGTTGCTCACGGTTCCCGTAATGGATGCGGGAAAAGTAATCGGAATCGTGGCCTTCGCAGTATCCTTAGAATCACTTTCAGAAAAAGTAATTAAGAATTATAAGATAGGCCAGCAAGGTTATTTGGCGGCGATTACGACCGATGGAATATTATACGCGCACCCTAAAAAAGACATGATCTTGAATTTGGATGTGACAAAGGAGACCACGTACGGGAAGAAATTGCTGACTTTAGCGAACGGCGAAATGATGGAATTCGAATTTAGAGGTCAAGAGCGATATGCTACCCTCTTCAGACTAAAGAATTGGGATACTCTCGCCATTGTGATATTGCCCAAGGACGAGATTTGGAGTTCATTCAAAGGCATGCTTCTTGCCATACTAGCCGTCTCCACGTTGACCGCAATTATCGCTCTTTCCATACTTTATTTCCTATTAAAAAAAAGATTAGGTCCTCTAAGCAACGCCAGCCTCGTCTTTCAATCGATGGCTCAAGGCGATTTGACTACCAATGTCGAAGCTGCGTATAACGACGAGATCGGAACTATGAGCAAGGAAATGAACACGTTTATCGGTAGTTTACGATCCTCTCTTAACGATATCCAGCGTATCGCTCTCGAATTAGGCGCTGCTGCAGAACAATTGACCGGCTCATCCCAGGCCTTCGCTTCCGGAGCCCAATCGACGGCCGCATCTTCCGAAGAGATGTCTGCGACGATCGAGGAAATGTCGGCCGGGATGGAAAGCATATCATCGATTACGGATACGCAATATAGGAATATTCTTGAATTTCATTCCAAAATCAAAGAGTTATCGGCCGGAGTACGAAAGATCGGATCGGAAATTCAGGGAACTCTCGGGGTTGCAAAATCGATTTCAACGCAGGCACGTAAAGGAGAAGAATCGCTTAACGGGATGAGCAGAATGATCGGAAATATTCTGAAATCCTCCGGTGAAATGACCGCAATCATCGGGATCATAAACGATATTTCCGATCAGACTCAACTGCTTGCTTTGAATGCCGCCATCGAAGCTGCAAGAGCTGGCGAAGCCGGAAAAGGATTTGCCGTAGTAGCTGAAGAAATTTCCAAGCTTTCCGTTAAAACGGCTTCTTCGATCAAATCTATCGGAGATATGATCAATAAAAATAATTCCGAACTGGATGTGGGGGCCAAGGGAATACAGTCATCAGTGGAAATCATACATAGCATCATCCAAAGCGTCGATTCGGTCGCGGATGCTATGAATCATCTTTATGAAATAACTTCCGCGCAGGAAGGAATCAATCAAATCGTAGACAATCAGGCCGATAAGGTAGGATCGGAAGCGGAGTCCGTCAAACTTGCCACCGGAGAACAAAAACGTGCCGTAAGGGAAATAACGCAAGTAATTACTCAAATAAACGAGCATACGCTCAATACCGCCTCAGGTTCGGAGCAAATGTCCTCATCTGCCCAGAATCTTGCCACAACTGCGGAAACTTTAAGGAACATCACCGACAAATTCAAAATATAA
- the murC gene encoding UDP-N-acetylmuramate--L-alanine ligase — translation MSGFNFSKPDLSFSKPFFLGIGGSGMSSLAHILLDIGLPVVGYDGKKSPTTQKLEEKGAKIYSKSDEIPDEFDAAIYSSAIRLDEHPIAKILNGRGVPFFHRSKVLHDCFSSQIGIAVAGSHGKTTTTAMTGFLLDSVGLKPSIMVGGEVAFLDGKGGRFGQGKFAVFESDESDGTFLNHDAPIRILTNIDEDHLDYYKSRRNLLDAFAKFVDKTKRRIILNLDDPGIQECISLVRSRKTIFGFSEIGSENWNKEGNASSIEGKFGLEVDSVISYKIEKGRLTFYYNGKEISFGSKFPGTHYLRNSLAAVMAGIEAGISAEEAARSISAYSGVKRRLEYLGSRAGIDVYDDYGHHPTEVKAVLSSMAEMSDEKGRTVVLFQPHRFTRTQNLYKEFAESLEFGEIVYLLPIYSAGENPIPGVSSELIVDAMKHKPILLSDDVKEGCAVLRNFLRSGDKLVTLGAGNVRDWGTEFLS, via the coding sequence ATGTCCGGATTTAATTTCTCCAAACCAGATTTATCTTTTTCTAAACCTTTTTTTCTCGGCATCGGCGGTTCCGGAATGTCGAGCCTAGCTCATATTCTACTCGATATCGGATTGCCTGTCGTCGGTTATGACGGAAAGAAAAGTCCTACGACGCAAAAGTTGGAGGAGAAGGGCGCGAAAATTTATTCCAAATCAGACGAAATTCCGGACGAATTCGACGCGGCTATCTACTCTTCCGCGATTCGATTGGATGAGCATCCGATAGCAAAAATTCTAAACGGTCGTGGAGTTCCTTTCTTTCATCGTTCAAAAGTGTTGCATGATTGCTTCTCTTCACAAATCGGGATAGCAGTTGCGGGTTCTCACGGCAAGACCACCACCACCGCTATGACGGGATTTCTTTTGGATTCCGTCGGCTTAAAACCTTCCATAATGGTCGGAGGTGAAGTCGCTTTTTTGGACGGAAAAGGGGGAAGATTCGGGCAGGGAAAATTTGCCGTTTTTGAGTCCGACGAGTCCGACGGTACCTTTTTGAATCATGATGCACCCATCCGTATATTAACGAATATTGATGAAGATCATTTAGACTATTATAAGTCGCGACGGAATCTATTAGATGCGTTTGCAAAGTTCGTCGATAAGACGAAACGGCGTATTATTCTAAATTTGGACGACCCCGGTATTCAAGAGTGTATTTCTTTAGTGCGATCTAGAAAAACGATATTCGGATTTTCCGAAATCGGTTCAGAAAATTGGAATAAAGAAGGAAATGCGTCTTCTATAGAAGGTAAATTCGGTTTGGAAGTCGATTCGGTAATCTCCTACAAGATCGAAAAAGGTCGTTTAACATTTTACTATAACGGTAAAGAGATTTCTTTCGGTTCCAAGTTTCCCGGAACCCATTATTTGCGAAATTCCTTGGCGGCGGTTATGGCAGGTATAGAGGCGGGAATATCCGCTGAAGAAGCAGCGAGATCAATCTCCGCTTATTCTGGCGTTAAACGAAGACTGGAATATTTGGGTTCGAGAGCCGGAATCGACGTCTATGACGATTACGGTCATCATCCGACGGAAGTGAAAGCCGTACTTTCCTCGATGGCGGAAATGTCCGATGAAAAAGGAAGAACTGTGGTCCTTTTTCAGCCTCATCGGTTTACTCGAACACAAAATCTATACAAAGAATTTGCCGAGAGCCTAGAGTTCGGAGAGATCGTTTACCTTCTGCCGATATATTCGGCGGGAGAAAATCCGATTCCAGGCGTAAGCTCCGAATTGATCGTCGATGCTATGAAACATAAACCGATTCTCCTTTCCGATGACGTTAAAGAGGGATGTGCAGTGTTACGGAATTTTCTTCGATCGGGTGACAAGCTGGTGACCTTGGGCGCGGGGAATGTTAGAGACTGGGGAACGGAATTTTTATCATAG
- a CDS encoding 5-(carboxyamino)imidazole ribonucleotide synthase, whose amino-acid sequence MSKILFPSARLGVMGSGQLGRMFAQEAIRMGYRVSVYSPERNTPAALAGAEEVVVPYEDETSLRKFLASVDAVTFEFENIPNTELTFIENFSKETGLVVSPRPACIRIAQHRIREKTIFRNLGLPTVDFYPITNKSDAVEAVEKCKFPAVLKTSTFGYDGKGQTKYNSKEEFRFWAGSLGSEPLDLILEEWAFFDKEASVILARSRDGKSFCFSPSENVHKNHILDLTIHPGKFPEKTKNAMVAAAVRLAEGIDYVGVFGLEFFIVGETFLLNEFAPRPHNSGHFSQDAASVSQFELQVRTLVGLPIPDFILSSDSSMKNILGQDFVPDSEQWLKYMSDARYSLHLYGKSDPRRDRKMGHWNYVGENPEKAFL is encoded by the coding sequence ATGAGTAAAATCCTATTTCCGTCCGCTCGACTAGGCGTCATGGGTTCGGGACAACTCGGACGAATGTTTGCTCAAGAAGCCATTAGGATGGGCTATCGAGTCTCAGTTTATTCCCCGGAACGGAATACTCCTGCAGCGCTGGCGGGAGCGGAAGAAGTAGTCGTTCCTTACGAGGACGAAACATCGCTTCGGAAATTTTTAGCAAGCGTCGATGCGGTTACATTCGAATTTGAGAATATTCCGAATACCGAATTGACTTTCATCGAGAATTTTTCCAAAGAAACCGGACTCGTGGTATCTCCAAGGCCGGCGTGCATCCGGATCGCTCAACACAGAATCAGGGAAAAAACGATATTCCGAAATTTGGGTCTACCGACTGTGGATTTCTATCCGATTACGAATAAGTCGGACGCGGTCGAGGCTGTGGAAAAATGCAAGTTCCCTGCCGTTTTAAAAACTTCCACCTTCGGTTACGACGGTAAGGGACAAACAAAATATAATAGCAAAGAAGAATTTCGATTTTGGGCAGGCTCTCTCGGCAGCGAGCCTTTGGATCTTATTTTGGAGGAATGGGCTTTTTTCGATAAAGAGGCATCCGTAATTCTCGCCCGATCAAGGGATGGAAAATCATTTTGCTTTTCCCCTTCCGAAAACGTACATAAAAATCATATTCTGGATCTGACCATTCATCCGGGAAAATTTCCCGAAAAAACTAAAAATGCGATGGTCGCCGCCGCAGTTCGCCTGGCGGAAGGAATCGATTATGTCGGGGTTTTCGGGTTGGAGTTTTTTATAGTTGGCGAGACATTTCTATTAAACGAATTCGCTCCCCGACCGCATAACTCGGGGCATTTTTCCCAAGACGCCGCTTCGGTTTCCCAATTCGAGTTACAAGTAAGAACGTTAGTCGGTCTACCGATTCCGGATTTTATTTTGAGCTCCGATAGCTCCATGAAGAACATTTTAGGGCAGGACTTCGTTCCCGATTCCGAACAATGGCTAAAATACATGTCCGATGCGAGATATTCTCTTCATCTCTACGGAAAATCCGATCCTCGCCGGGATAGAAAAATGGGCCATTGGAATTACGTGGGTGAAAACCCGGAAAAGGCGTTTCTCTAA
- the rsmH gene encoding 16S rRNA (cytosine(1402)-N(4))-methyltransferase RsmH produces the protein MLEHKLEPVHYSVLYREILSFFLDVFAPDQEILFLDGTAGEGGHSLLLLENFPQAKIILLDRDSVMLTRAKARLERFHDRTHFIEANFSEVDEEFLREAGVDRRPDGILLDLGISTFHLLHAGRGFSFRENEPLDMRLSSSGGISAEDVINTYPEKTLSKIFYEYGEERWTKKIVEAVLERRRHGRISYTGELAQLISRVIPRKFWPPGRHPATRVFQALRIEVNQELLHIEFGLSKLLEVLALGGRFQVISFHSLEDRIVKNKFRDYARSSEAKVVTKKPVLPGEEEMRENNASRSAKLRVIDKLLPSDTIDIEEEDEEE, from the coding sequence ATGTTGGAACATAAGTTGGAACCGGTCCATTATTCCGTCCTATACCGCGAGATCCTTTCCTTCTTTCTAGACGTTTTCGCTCCCGATCAGGAAATTCTTTTTCTAGATGGCACGGCGGGCGAAGGAGGACATTCACTTCTCCTTTTAGAAAATTTTCCCCAAGCTAAAATTATCCTGCTCGATCGGGATTCCGTGATGCTTACCAGGGCAAAAGCTCGTCTAGAACGGTTTCATGATCGCACTCATTTTATTGAGGCGAATTTTTCAGAAGTGGACGAGGAATTCCTTCGTGAAGCAGGTGTGGATCGAAGGCCGGACGGGATTCTCCTGGATTTGGGAATTTCCACATTTCACCTCTTGCACGCCGGGCGTGGCTTTAGTTTTAGGGAAAACGAACCGTTGGATATGAGGCTTTCTTCCAGCGGCGGCATATCTGCTGAAGACGTAATTAACACGTATCCCGAAAAAACTCTTAGTAAAATTTTCTACGAATATGGCGAAGAGCGTTGGACCAAGAAAATCGTGGAAGCTGTGCTTGAGCGCAGAAGGCACGGTCGCATTTCTTATACGGGCGAATTAGCTCAATTGATCTCCAGAGTGATTCCCCGAAAATTCTGGCCTCCTGGACGTCATCCTGCAACCAGAGTCTTTCAAGCTTTGCGGATAGAGGTGAATCAGGAATTACTTCATATCGAGTTCGGCTTATCCAAGCTCCTGGAAGTGCTTGCCCTGGGCGGACGGTTTCAGGTGATCTCATTTCATTCTTTGGAAGATAGGATCGTCAAGAATAAGTTTCGAGATTACGCCCGTTCGTCGGAAGCTAAGGTAGTGACGAAAAAGCCCGTTCTTCCTGGCGAAGAAGAGATGCGCGAAAACAATGCCTCTCGATCGGCTAAATTGCGAGTCATAGATAAGCTTCTACCGTCCGATACTATAGATATAGAAGAGGAGGACGAGGAAGAATGA
- a CDS encoding UDP-N-acetylmuramoyl-L-alanyl-D-glutamate--2,6-diaminopimelate ligase yields MKLSVLLEAFPGIKVFSPSFDDSEEVAFVRTDSRQLSAQDLFCVPNSLGARGIGYAAESIGRFLLFQEGAQISDLPNKIILTCPQDPEKYAGKIASFLLGNPSEFLKVIGITGTNGKTSLTYILASLGEAVGASCGVIGTVGARFLGKKKDTGYTTPDACSLQEILKEMLDAGIEYVFMEASSHGLKLGRTDGVRFSAGVFTNLTQDHLDFHPSMEDYLWSKSLLFQSMKAEPKAFGVLDLGSPSGLEMYDLIRNQCPELKLFAIEDGSGELKISKEEFSLQGTEYDFEIPSVWGGKARIHTNLLGGFNIRNTALALTTALGLGWPRNSLLQALRSIPQIPGRFQLYYSPDRSRMAVVDYAHTPDALENILRSVRESKPKELIVLFGCGGDRDRTKRPQMARIAEKLADKVILTSDNPRTENPEAILDEIQSGFSPGFTPFLREVDRAVAIRRGVSVLDEGGCLLVAGKGHEDYQIIGKEKRHFDDGEEIQNAWLFTESGR; encoded by the coding sequence TTGAAACTTTCCGTTCTCCTTGAAGCATTTCCCGGGATAAAAGTTTTTTCTCCCTCTTTCGACGATTCCGAAGAAGTCGCATTTGTTCGTACTGATTCCCGTCAACTTTCCGCTCAGGATCTGTTTTGCGTTCCGAATTCCCTAGGGGCCAGGGGAATCGGATATGCGGCCGAATCGATCGGACGCTTTCTTTTGTTTCAAGAAGGGGCTCAAATCTCCGATCTTCCGAACAAGATAATCTTAACCTGTCCGCAAGATCCCGAAAAATATGCGGGAAAAATCGCCTCCTTTCTGCTCGGAAATCCATCCGAATTCTTGAAAGTAATCGGCATTACAGGAACTAACGGAAAGACATCTCTTACTTACATACTTGCTTCGCTGGGAGAAGCAGTCGGAGCGAGCTGCGGCGTTATCGGAACCGTAGGTGCAAGGTTTCTGGGTAAGAAGAAAGACACCGGCTATACGACTCCGGATGCATGTTCCCTTCAAGAGATTTTAAAGGAAATGCTGGATGCGGGAATCGAATACGTCTTTATGGAAGCCAGCTCTCACGGTCTGAAATTGGGCAGAACCGACGGTGTTCGTTTCTCTGCAGGAGTTTTTACCAATCTTACTCAGGACCATCTAGACTTTCATCCGAGCATGGAGGATTATCTCTGGAGTAAAAGTCTACTCTTTCAATCGATGAAGGCGGAACCGAAAGCCTTCGGAGTTTTAGATCTAGGTTCACCGTCGGGCTTAGAGATGTATGACTTGATCCGTAATCAATGTCCGGAATTGAAACTCTTTGCGATTGAAGACGGCAGCGGAGAACTGAAAATTTCGAAAGAAGAATTTTCGCTACAGGGTACCGAATACGATTTCGAAATCCCATCCGTATGGGGCGGGAAGGCACGGATTCACACGAATTTATTAGGCGGATTTAATATTCGTAATACCGCTTTGGCTCTCACGACTGCTTTAGGGCTCGGCTGGCCTCGAAATTCTCTCCTACAAGCGCTTCGTTCTATTCCACAAATTCCCGGAAGATTCCAATTGTATTATAGTCCGGACAGGTCGCGAATGGCGGTGGTGGATTATGCGCATACTCCGGATGCCCTCGAAAATATTCTGCGGAGCGTCCGGGAATCAAAGCCTAAGGAATTAATCGTTTTATTCGGATGTGGAGGAGATAGAGACCGCACGAAGCGACCTCAAATGGCTCGAATAGCGGAGAAACTCGCGGATAAGGTTATTTTGACTTCGGATAATCCCAGGACGGAAAACCCGGAGGCGATCTTGGACGAAATACAATCCGGTTTTTCGCCCGGGTTTACCCCATTCCTTCGCGAAGTGGATCGAGCTGTCGCAATTCGGCGAGGAGTCTCGGTTTTAGACGAGGGGGGATGTCTTTTGGTCGCGGGAAAAGGACACGAAGATTATCAGATTATCGGAAAGGAAAAACGTCATTTCGACGACGGCGAAGAGATACAAAATGCTTGGCTGTTTACCGAATCAGGACGATAG
- the mraY gene encoding phospho-N-acetylmuramoyl-pentapeptide-transferase gives MFYYVYEYFFREWDSLRIFSYVTFRALMAGLTSMFITFWFGGRMIRFLYGLKFRESVRDDGPKSHSAKSGTPTMGGLMIIGALLLSVLLWGNLKNLNVLLLLAGAVLFSALGFGDDYMKSVKKIKGGMRARTKFVLSILLSAGFCAVYFYYTGESPGGSSGRIPFHLTDLFLPFVKGPVLALGILSIPFSILVILGACHGVNLTDGLDGLAGGTACITVTTLAIISYVSGTPVAANYLNIPYLPGAHEYSVFLSALAGALIGFLWFNTHPAQVFMGDTGSLFLGATIGMTCVMLKKEILLVILGGIFVAESLSVILQVGSFKLTQKRIFKMAPLHHHFELVGISETKVVIRFWIVAVILAIISLSSLKIQ, from the coding sequence ATGTTCTATTACGTATACGAGTATTTTTTTCGGGAATGGGATTCCCTTCGTATTTTCAGCTATGTTACCTTTCGTGCATTAATGGCTGGCTTAACGTCCATGTTCATCACTTTTTGGTTCGGCGGAAGGATGATCCGTTTTCTATACGGATTAAAATTTCGTGAAAGTGTCCGAGATGACGGTCCTAAATCTCATAGTGCAAAATCGGGAACTCCCACGATGGGCGGCTTGATGATTATCGGCGCTTTGCTTTTATCCGTACTACTCTGGGGAAATCTTAAAAACTTAAACGTGCTACTTTTATTAGCCGGTGCCGTATTGTTTTCCGCGCTTGGATTCGGCGACGATTATATGAAATCGGTAAAAAAGATCAAGGGGGGGATGAGAGCTCGAACCAAATTCGTTTTGTCGATTCTTTTGTCCGCAGGTTTTTGTGCCGTATATTTCTATTATACGGGCGAGTCTCCCGGAGGTTCTTCGGGCAGAATTCCATTTCATTTAACGGATTTATTTCTGCCTTTTGTGAAAGGACCGGTTCTTGCATTGGGTATTTTGTCGATTCCATTTTCAATTTTAGTAATTCTAGGCGCATGCCACGGAGTGAATCTGACGGACGGTTTGGATGGTCTCGCCGGAGGAACGGCCTGCATCACTGTAACTACGCTCGCGATCATTTCTTACGTTTCGGGAACTCCCGTTGCCGCTAATTATTTAAATATTCCTTATTTACCCGGCGCTCACGAATACAGCGTTTTCCTTTCCGCGTTAGCCGGGGCTCTCATCGGTTTTCTATGGTTCAATACTCATCCGGCTCAAGTATTTATGGGCGATACAGGATCTCTTTTTTTAGGCGCCACGATCGGAATGACCTGTGTTATGCTCAAAAAAGAAATCCTACTCGTGATACTAGGCGGGATCTTCGTAGCCGAGTCTTTATCGGTAATTTTGCAAGTAGGTTCTTTTAAATTAACGCAAAAACGAATTTTTAAAATGGCTCCTTTGCATCACCATTTCGAGTTGGTCGGAATTTCCGAAACGAAAGTCGTCATTCGTTTTTGGATCGTAGCCGTCATTTTAGCGATCATCTCCCTTTCAAGTCTGAAAATTCAATGA
- a CDS encoding FtsW/RodA/SpoVE family cell cycle protein, whose translation MKELGRRWKEFWESPGAPFDLPMVGTIFLLLLFGICVMYSSSSITAWRDFHDSEYFLKKQALWALMGILVFFFFANFPYRLLERFALAGIIVSILLLILVFIPGIGKSVGTYYGRNFHRWIGIGSYQLQPSEIAKLAVVIYLSAMISKLKEKENREPKKFLIPGALLLSVLVLILAEPAFGTTMEILFVVLAFVFLFGFPFRNLVLVGLVSLPLAYLLVDRVGYRKKRVEVWLDPYKFRFDEGHQLVTSFRAFLDGGWFGNKLASGYAHRYLTYSHTDFVLATFVEDFGFVGFLFFFGLVLFLLYRTYVLLKKVTDPFGFYLGAGLLFILGTQFVINSYVVTGLFPITGISLPFMSYGGSSLLVVLAAFGILVNITRRENLGV comes from the coding sequence ATGAAAGAACTTGGGCGTAGATGGAAGGAATTCTGGGAGTCACCCGGGGCTCCTTTCGATCTACCCATGGTAGGAACGATCTTCCTTCTTTTACTCTTCGGAATTTGCGTAATGTATTCCAGCTCTTCCATCACCGCATGGAGAGATTTTCATGATTCCGAATATTTTTTAAAAAAACAAGCTCTTTGGGCGCTCATGGGAATTCTTGTTTTTTTCTTTTTTGCTAATTTCCCCTACCGCCTTTTGGAACGATTCGCCTTGGCCGGTATCATCGTAAGCATTTTACTACTCATCCTAGTATTCATTCCTGGAATAGGAAAATCCGTCGGAACATATTACGGAAGAAACTTTCATCGCTGGATAGGCATCGGATCATACCAGCTTCAACCGTCCGAGATTGCAAAGCTCGCAGTGGTGATTTATCTCTCCGCGATGATTTCTAAATTGAAAGAAAAGGAAAATCGGGAACCGAAAAAGTTTTTGATTCCAGGAGCCCTGCTTCTCTCAGTTCTAGTTTTAATTCTAGCTGAACCTGCTTTTGGAACGACGATGGAAATCCTATTCGTTGTCTTAGCGTTCGTATTCCTATTCGGATTTCCGTTCCGCAATTTAGTTTTAGTCGGTTTGGTTTCTTTGCCTCTCGCTTATTTACTGGTGGATCGTGTCGGTTACAGAAAGAAGCGAGTAGAAGTTTGGTTGGATCCCTATAAGTTTCGTTTCGATGAAGGTCATCAGTTGGTGACTTCCTTCAGAGCATTCTTGGATGGGGGATGGTTCGGGAATAAACTCGCCAGCGGATATGCTCACAGGTATTTGACTTATAGTCATACGGACTTCGTGCTGGCCACCTTTGTGGAAGACTTCGGATTCGTAGGCTTTCTTTTCTTTTTCGGTTTGGTCCTATTTCTTTTGTATCGAACATACGTGTTATTAAAGAAAGTCACCGACCCGTTCGGTTTTTACCTTGGAGCCGGCCTCCTATTTATCCTTGGCACTCAGTTCGTGATTAATAGTTATGTGGTAACTGGACTATTTCCTATTACGGGGATTAGCCTTCCGTTTATGAGTTACGGCGGATCCTCGCTACTTGTTGTTCTGGCGGCTTTCGGAATTCTTGTCAATATAACTAGAAGAGAAAACCTAGGCGTATGA